One window of the Pieris brassicae chromosome 4, ilPieBrab1.1, whole genome shotgun sequence genome contains the following:
- the LOC123708719 gene encoding putative fatty acyl-CoA reductase CG5065 isoform X2 codes for MCQSIAESYAGKSIFITGCTGFLGKVLLEKILYSCSDLKKVYILLRGKRGLTIQERLKTLLELPVFSRVYREKAKFCDKIEPIVGDVSQDGLGISPEDRVTLINEVSYVFHSAASIKFIEPLHDLLNVNVKGTERVLSLCKCMKKLEVLVHVSTAYSNTHKIFIEEKVYPSPIPLSMIDQLIKEQPDEERTKIIIKGEPNAYTFSKKLGEALLAEKHGHVPVIIIRPSIVIASLSEPLPGWIDNWNGATGLIGSISKGILRVLPGNEVNVLDLIPVDYVVNLIIVAATKKILSQSVNVYACATSTEKPLTLRNLLKLIIISSKRNKFSEY; via the exons ATGTGTCAATCAATAGCAGAGTCTTATGCCGGTAAAAGCATTTTTATCACTGGTTGTACAGGATTCTTGGGGAAA gtaCTCTTAGAGAAGATACTCTACAGTTGTTCCGATCTTAAAAAAGTCTACATACTTCTTAGAGGGAAGCGGGGATTGACGATTCAAGAGCGTCTTAAGACTTTGCTGGAGCTGCCA GTATTTTCAAGAGTTTATAGAGAGAAAGCAAAATTTTGtgacaaaatagaaccgataGTCGGTGACGTAAGTCAGGACGGTCTGGGAATCTCCCCAGAAGACAGAGTAACTCTTATTAATGAG GTATCATACGTATTTCATTCGGCTGCATCGATCAAGTTTATCGAGCCGCTACACGATTTGCTCAACGTCAACGTCAAGGGTACTGAGAGGGTATTAtctttatgtaaatgtatgaAGAAGCTTGAG GTCCTCGTTCACGTTTCAACAGCGTATTCcaatacacataaaatatttatcgaagAAAAAGTTTACCCATCACCAATCCCTCTGAGCATGATTGATCAATTGATTAAAGAACAGCCAGATGAAGAgagaactaaaataataataa AGGGTGAACCAAACGCATACACATTCTCTAAGAAACTGGGAGAGGCTTTGTTGGCGGAAAAACATGGTCATGTTCccgttattattataagaccTTCAATAG TGATTGCAAGTCTATCAGAACCGCTTCCAGGGTGGATAGATAATTGGAATGGGGCAACTGGTTTAATTGGATCCATCAGCAAAGGCATCCTAAGAGTTCTCCCTGGGAACGAAGTCAACGTTTTGGATCTTATACCAGTTGACTATGTCGTTAATCTCATAATTGTAGCGgctacaaagaaaatatt GTCACAAAGTGTAAATGTTTACGCTTGTGCTACAAGTACAGAGAAACCTTTGACGTTGAGGAACTTATTAAAACTGATCATAATAAGtagtaaaagaaataaatttagtgaGTATTAA
- the LOC123708354 gene encoding fatty acyl-CoA reductase 1-like, with protein sequence MIDHLIKEQPDEERTKIIIKDEPNAYTFSKKLGEALLAEKHGHVPVIIIRPSIVTASLSEPLPGWIDNWNGATGLIGSISKGILRVIPGNEGNVLDLIPVDYVVNLIIVAATKKILSQSVNVYACATSTEKPLTLRNLIKLITISSKINKFNELPFPGAYFTNSKLLLVFLSAILQTSPLSLADALLRMTGKDPKYR encoded by the exons ATGATTGATCATTTGATAAAAGAACAGCCAGATGAAGAgagaactaaaataataataa AGGATGAGCCAAACGCATACACATTCTCTAAGAAACTTGGAGAGGCTTTGTTGGCGGAAAAACATGGTCATGTTCCCGTTATTATCATCAGGCCTTCAATAG tGACTGCAAGTCTATCAGAACCGCTTCCAGGGTGGATAGATAACTGGAATGGGGCAACTGGTTTAATTGGATCCATCAGCAAAGGCATCCTAAGAGTTATCCCTGGGAACGAAGGCAACGTTTTGGATCTTATACCAGTCGACTATGTCGTTAATCTCATAATTGTAGCGGCTACAAAGAAAATACT GTCACAAAGTGTAAATGTTTACGCTTGTGCTACAAGTACAGAGAAACCTTTGACGTTGAGGAACTTAATAAAACTGATCACAATaagtagtaaaataaataaattta ATGAGCTACCATTTCCTGGAGCTTACTTTACAAACTCCAAATTGTTACTGGTTTTCTTATCGGCTATCCTACAAACTTCTCCTTTATCACTGGCTGATGCTTTGTTACGGATGACAGGAAAAGACCCTAA ATACCGATAA
- the LOC123708357 gene encoding fatty acyl-CoA reductase 1-like: MCQSVAECYAGKSIFITGCTGFLGKVLLEKILYSCSDVKKVYILLRGKRGLTIQERVKTLLELPVSYVFHSAASIKFTEPLHDLLNVNVKGTERVLSLCKCMKKLEVLVHVSTAYSNTHKIFIEEKVYPSPIPLSMIDHLIKEQPDEERTKIIIKDESNAYTFSKKLGEALLAEKHGHVPVIIIRPSIVTASLSEPLPGWIDNWNGATGLIGSISKGILRVIPGNEGNVLDLIPVDYVVNLIIVAPTKKILYRKILRRIVQVRDVLEIFTSNSWKFSTMNNYCLFSSLSPSDQKTFPFSPSLINWSEYIPIYFDGMIKYLLKTNPAS, encoded by the exons ATGTGTCAATCAGTAGCAGAGTGTTACGCCGGTAAAAGCATTTTTATCACTGGTTGTACAGGATTCTTGGGGAAG gtaCTCTTAGAGAAGATACTCTACAGTTGTTCCGATGTTAAAAAAGTCTACATACTTCTTAGAGGGAAGCGGGGATTGACGATTCAAGAGCGTGTTAAGACTTTGCTGGAGCTGCCA GTATCATACGTATTTCATTCGGCTGCATCGATCAAGTTTACCGAGCCGCTACACGATTTGCTCAACGTCAACGTCAAGGGTACTGAGAGGGTATTAtctttatgtaaatgtatgaAGAAGCTTGAG GTCCTCGTTCACGTTTCAACAGCGTATTCcaatacacataaaatatttatcgaagAAAAAGTTTACCCATCACCAATCCCTCTGAGCATGATTGATCATTTGATAAAAGAACAGCCAGATGAAGAgagaactaaaataataataa AGGATGAGTCAAACGCATACACATTCTCTAAGAAACTGGGAGAGGCTTTGTTGGCGGAAAAACATGGTCATGTTCCCGTTATTATCATCAGGCCTTCAATAG tGACTGCAAGTCTATCAGAACCGCTTCCAGGGTGGATAGATAACTGGAATGGGGCAACTGGTTTAATTGGATCCATCAGCAAAGGCATCCTAAGAGTTATCCCTGGGAACGAAGGCAACGTTTTGGATCTTATACCAGTCGACTATGTCGTTAATCTCATAATTGTAGCGcctacaaagaaaatatt ATACCGAAAAATACTGCGCAGAATAGTACAAGTCCGCGATGTATTAGAAATTTTTACGTCCAACTCATGGAAGTTCAGTACGATGAATAATTACTGCCTCTTCTCATCTCTGTCACCGAGTGATCAAAAAACTTTCCCATTTAGTCCATCATTAATAAATTGGTCAGAGTATATTCCTATATACTTCGACggaatgataaaatatttactcaaGACAAACCCGGCTTCTTAA
- the LOC123708356 gene encoding putative fatty acyl-CoA reductase CG5065: MCQSIAESYAGKSIFITGSTGFLGKVLLEKILYSCSDLKKVYILLRGKRGLTIQERLKTLLELPVFSRVYREKAKFCDKIEPIVGDVSQDGLGISPEDRVTLINEVSYVFHSAASITFTEPLHDLLNVNVKGTESVLSLCKCMKKLEVLVHVSTAYSNTHKISIEEKVYPSPMPLSMVDHLIKEQPDEERTKIIIKDEPNAYTFSKKLGEALLAEKHGHVPVIIIRPSIVTASLSEPLPGWIDNWNGATGLIGSISKGILRVIPGNEGNVLDLIPVDYVVNLIIVAATKK; this comes from the exons ATGTGTCAATCAATAGCAGAGTCTTATGCCGGTAAAAGCATTTTTATCACTGGTAGTACAGGATTCTTGGGGAAA gtaCTCTTAGAGAAGATACTCTACAGTTGTTCCGATCTTAAAAAAGTCTACATACTTCTTAGAGGGAAGCGGGGATTGACGATTCAAGAGCGTCTTAAGACTTTGCTGGAGCTGCCA GTATTTTCAAGAGTTTATAGAGAGAAAGCGAAATTTTGtgacaaaatagaaccgataGTCGGTGACGTAAGTCAGGACGGTCTGGGAATCTCCCCAGAAGACAGAGTAACTCTTATTAATGAG GTATCATACGTATTTCATTCGGCTGCATCGATCACGTTTACCGAACCGCTACACGATTTGCTCAACGTCAACGTCAAGGGTACTGAGAGCGTATTAtctttatgtaaatgtatgaAGAAGCTTGAG GTCCTCGTTCACGTTTCAACAGCGTATTCcaatacacataaaatatcTATCGAAGAAAAAGTTTACCCATCACCAATGCCTCTGAGCATGGTTGATCATTTGATAAAAGAACAGCCAGATGAAGAgagaactaaaataataataa AGGATGAGCCAAACGCATACACATTCTCTAAGAAACTTGGAGAGGCTTTGTTGGCGGAAAAACATGGTCATGTTCCCGTTATTATCATCAGGCCTTCAATAG tGACTGCAAGTCTATCAGAACCGCTTCCAGGGTGGATAGATAACTGGAATGGGGCAACTGGTTTAATTGGATCCATCAGCAAAGGCATCCTAAGAGTTATCCCTGGGAACGAAGGCAACGTTTTGGATCTTATACCAGTCGACTATGTCGTTAATCTCATAATTGTAGCGGCTACAAAGAAATAG